The Watersipora subatra chromosome 1, tzWatSuba1.1, whole genome shotgun sequence genome has a window encoding:
- the LOC137405376 gene encoding UDP-N-acetylglucosamine--dolichyl-phosphate N-acetylglucosaminephosphotransferase-like, whose amino-acid sequence MSQSSWYFPIAINVVMSCFASAVLFHIIPKFKEMFIKAGLSGTDMNKIPSVPIQSTAQNPSALEKPILPEAQGVLSGAVYLIVVFLFIPVPFLRHFTTSDVQFPHHEFVDFLAALLSMCCMLFLGFADDVLNLMWRHKLWLPTMASLPLLMIYFISFHHTIIIIPKPFRDMFGFSLDLGVLYYIYMGMMAVFCTNAINILAGVNGLEAGQTLIIAATIIFYNCHQLLYSVSQTQAHLFSLYLLIPYIGVSIPILFYNWCPAQIFVGDTFCYFSGMVFAVVSILGHFSKTTLLFFIPQILNFLYSAPQLFKLVPCPRHRLPRINLKTGLLEMSTAKCKESEMRLLGQLAVRLLNALGLLEVTHVKEKENSYLEFNNMTIINLAIKFVGPIHERSLSSLLLIFQVLCSIMALVIRLHVAKYFYDE is encoded by the exons ATGAGTCAAAGCAGTTGGTACTTTCCAATCGCGATCAACGTAGTAATGTCTTGCTTTGCAAGTGCAGTACTGTTTCATATCATTCCAAAGTTTAAAGAGATGTTCATCAAAGCTGGATTGTCTGGAACAGACATGAACAAGATACCTAGCGTGCCGATTCAGTCCACAGCGCAAAATCCATCGGCGTTAGAAAAACCTATATT GCCAGAGGCTCAAGGTGTTCTTTCTGGTGCCGTTTATCTGATAGTCGTATTCTTGTTTATTCCTGTACCTTTTCTAAGGCATTTTACTACCAGTGATGTACAGTTTCCACATCATGAg TTTGTGGACTTTTTGGCCGCATTACTCTCAATGTGTTGTATGCTGTTTCTCGGGTTTGCTGATGATGTTTTGAATTTGATGTGGAGGCACAAGCTCTGGCTCCCCACTATGGCATCTCTCCCACTCCTTATGATCTACTTCATCAGCTTCCATCACACCATTATAATAATACCAAAGCCTTTCCGAGATATGTTTGGTTTTAGTCTTGACTTAG GAGTtctgtactatatatatatgggaaTGATGGCAGTTTTTTGTACTAACGCTATCAACATTTTGGCTGGTGTCAATGGCCTTGAGGCGGGTCAGACGCTTATCATAGCAGCAACTATAATTTTCTACAACTGCCACCAGTTGCTCTACA GTGTCTCCCAAACACAAGCCCATCTCTTTTCCCTTTATCTCCTCATACCATACATCGGAGTGTCCATTCCTATCTTATTCTACAACTG GTGTCCAGCTCAGATATTTGTTGGTGACACATTCTGCTATTTCTCTGGAATGGTATTCGCTGTAGTTTCCATCCTCGGTCACTTCAGTAAGACAACGCTCCTCTTCTTTATACCACAAATCTTAAACTTCCTCTACTCTGCGCCTCAGCTCTTCAAGCTTGTCCCATGTCCCAGGCATCGCCTACCAag GATCAATCTGAAGACTGGCTTGCTAGAAATGAGCACCGCTAAATGCAAGGAGTCCGAGATGCGCTTATTGGGTCAGCTGGCCGTGCGACTCCTGAACGCACTTGGTTTATTAGAGGTTACACATGTCAAAGAGAAAGAGAACAGTTACCTCGAGTTTAATAATATGACTATTATCAATCTAGCCATCAAGTTTGTTGGTCCAATACACGAGCGGAGCTTGTCTTCACTGCTTCTAATTTTTCAG GTCTTGTGCAGCATAATGGCGCTTGTGATACGGCTTCACGTCGCAAAGTACTTCTACGATGAGTAA
- the LOC137405357 gene encoding serine/threonine-protein kinase Chk1-like has protein sequence MGSAFIEGWNFVEVLGEGAYGEVKLAVNDVTNTAVAVKIIRWNGDKQRSADIRKEVCIQKICNHDNIIRMYGTREDATSVYMLLEYASGGELFDRIEPDVGMDPFNAQRLFRQLMDAVSYLFDRGIAHRDLKPENLLFDDYDNLKVADFGLATIFRRQGVERDLDKCCGTYPYVAPEVLAKRPHKAQPADIWSCGVILVAMLAGELPWDQPSVDLVEYKSWTERKSTKPPFNKLDILSLSLLKHILDPNASTRFGIAEIKEHRWYKQRLTKALIRGKSQNNQSSPDPKRFRTLPESGESVISYSQPDMTSRSDSREEMNHNISSDHLASFSQPIDIDNMLLSQIPCTQGSSSQLSQTKMQRLVKRMTRFYVTADRDQAVDDLIRACIQLGYNQKKINAYTFSITTTDRRNSYLAFRVSLLDIDGLLLDFRLSKGDGIEFKRCFTKLKLHLDCLVNDDREPPMLSQC, from the exons ATGGGAAGCGCATTCATCGAAGGATGGAACTTTGTGGAAGTCCTTGGAGAAGGAGCCTATGGAGA AGTGAAATTGGCTGTTAATGATGTTACTAATACTGCAGTAGCTGTCAAGATCATCAGATGGAATGGTGACAAACAAAGAAGCGCTGATATTCGTAAAGAG GTATGCATACAGAAGATTTGTAATCACGATAACATTATTCGTATGTATGGTACAAGGGAAGATGCCACTTCAGTCTATATGTTGCTTGAGTATGCATCTGGTGGGGAACTGTTTGATAGAATCG AGCCAGATGTTGGAATGGACCCTTTTAATGCTCAGAGACTCTTCCGACAGCTGATGGATGCTGTTAGCTACCTCTTTGATCGAGGAATTGCTCATAGGGATCTCAAACCAGAGAATTTGCTCTTTGATGATTATG ATAATTTGAAGGTAGCAGACTTTGGTCTGGCCACGATATTCAGACGACAGGGTGTCGAAAGAGACCTGGATAAGTGCTGTGGTACCTACCCGTATGTAGCACCAGAGGTGCTTGCGAAGAGACCCCATAAGGCTCAGCCGGCTGACATCTGGTCTTGTGGTGTCATCCTTGTCGCTATGCTTGCTGGAG AGCTGCCATGGGATCAGCCTAGCGTAGACTTGGTTGAGTACAAAAGCTGGACTGAACGCAAGTCAACGAAACCTCCCTTCAATAAACTGGATATACTCTCATTGT CATTGCTCAAGCATATACTCGACCCAAATGCCTCTACAAGGTTTGGCATTGCTGAGATAAAGGAACACCGGTGGTACAAACAGAGACTGACTAAAG ctTTGATCCGAGGGAAGTCACAAAATAATCAAAGTTCACCTGATCCTAAACGGTTCCGAACATTGCCAGAAAG TGGGGAAAGCGTAATCTCCTATAGCCAGCCAGATATGACCTCCAGATCAGACTCAAGGGAGGAAATGAACCATAATATCTCAAGTGACCATCTGGCAAGCTTCTCTCAACCCATAGACATAGACAACATGCTGCTCAGCCAGATTCCTTGTACTCAGGGTTCTAGCTCTCAGCTCTCGCAG ACGAAGATGCAGAGGCTGGTGAAGAGAATGACTAGGTTTTATGTGACGGCTGATCGCGATCAGGCGGTGGATGACCTTATTAGGGCATGCATTCAACTTGGCTACAATCAAAAGAAGATCAATGCCTACACCTTCTCTATTACTACTACTGACCGTCGCAACTCTTATCTGGCCTTCAGAGTGTCCCTTCTCGACATAGATGGACTTCTTTTGGACTTCAGACTTTCTAAG GGAGATGGTATAGAGTTTAAGAGGTGTTTTACCAAACTAAAGTTACATCTTGATTGTCTCGTGAATGATGATCGTGAACCACCCATGCTTTCCCAGTGTTAA